From a region of the Leptospira kmetyi serovar Malaysia str. Bejo-Iso9 genome:
- a CDS encoding DUF6968 family protein, with product MNRYELGEVIAERQLRIQFGKEKYEITIQIGKPKPHPEPDLNWYCPFQVLGVPSEQIASKIFTAIGFDALDAIHQAFVCVGLFLSSYLQRKHPELKRLSPGDLDFPQVTTSRRIRWEEFLKRFRKKKFTVEWKVSSVESESWIGNSPF from the coding sequence ATGAATCGATACGAGCTCGGCGAAGTCATCGCCGAAAGACAACTTCGAATTCAATTCGGAAAAGAAAAATACGAGATCACGATCCAAATCGGAAAACCGAAACCGCATCCGGAGCCCGATTTGAATTGGTACTGTCCCTTTCAAGTTCTTGGAGTTCCCTCGGAACAGATTGCTTCGAAAATTTTTACGGCCATAGGTTTCGATGCGTTAGACGCCATTCATCAAGCCTTTGTATGCGTCGGATTGTTTTTAAGTTCGTATCTTCAAAGGAAACATCCGGAACTCAAACGTTTGAGTCCCGGAGATCTGGACTTTCCTCAAGTAACAACGTCCAGACGAATTCGATGGGAAGAATTCCTTAAAAGGTTTCGAAAGAAAAAATTCACCGTAGAATGGAAAGTATCGTCCGTAGAATCCGAATCTTGGATCGGAAATTCGCCGTTTTAA